In the genome of Brachypodium distachyon strain Bd21 chromosome 3, Brachypodium_distachyon_v3.0, whole genome shotgun sequence, the window CTAGATCATTGTGACCCATTGGAGTTGCGTAATCCTGATGATGTTGTGACCGCCAGTAAATGGGTTGAGCACAGGAGGGTGATGAAGCTTCTAAATGACTTGAACCCTTGTTTCGATAACTGTCGAGCTGCATTGCTGCATCAGCCGTCAGAGCTTCCCTCCTTGAATGAAACCATAGTAGAAATATCTCAAGAAGAAGTTCGTCTGAAATTAGGGAAGACAAGCGAATCATAGTTTCAGTCAGCATTTGCTTTGGGCACAAGGAAAGATGCAAGGGAGTGGAGAGACAACAGGAAATGTTACGGGCATTTGAGCAGAAATTGCACAGCTTCTCCTagaaggggaagaggaaggggataCAATGGTGCATATAGGAGTGGTAATCGAGGTGGTCGGAGTGTAGGTGATAGTGTTCAGAATGGGGGGGGGCTCGTAGGTCAAATCTGGTTGCACAAGGAAAGGACAAACAGCAGGTAAAATTTGGGCAAAAATCTGGACAAACCACCGAGGTAGTAGGGACAAAAAGCTATGGAAATTTTGCAAACTTCGTCTATACCAATGAAGGTACCATTGACAGAGTTTCTCTTGCCACACAAAAAATTGTTTCAGAATGGGTATTTGATTCTGGTGCATTGAAACATGTTTCTGGTAATTTAGCAGAATTTGGACCATATAGTGAATTTTCCCTTACATACCAAGAAACTATACATGCTGCAGATGGTACAGCACAACCAATCAAGGGGATGCACTCCTAGGATTGAACTCTCTTCAGTTCTGCACGTGCTTGCATTTCCTGTGAATTTAGGGTCTCTAAGCGCTCTAATTGAGTACCAAGTGTTTCCAACTATAATGTGTGGAGTTGATAGGAACAAACTCAAGTGTGATGCTTGTGAGTTTGCTAAACACACTAGGACATCTTATGTGAGTAAGGGGGTCAAAAGTATATCTCCTTTCATGTTGATCCATTCTGACGTATGGACATGTCCGGTTGTGTCCATTAGTGGGATGAAGTATTTTGTAACCTTCATTGACTGTTATTCCAGAATGACATGGGTTTATCTTATGCGCCATGAAGATTAAGTGTTTGGTTGTTTCAAACATTTCTATGTTCTTGTCAGAATCAGTTTCATGTGCAAATACAAGCTATTTGGACTAACAATGGGACTGAATATGTGAATAATGTTTTTGGAAGTTTCTTGTCTGATCAACGAATTTTGCATCAAACTTCATGTATTGATACACCCCCTCAGAATGGAGTGGCAAAGAGGAAGAACAGACACATACTTGAAGTGGCTAGAGCTCTTATGTTCACAATGAATGTGcggattttttttgaggaGAAGCCGTTATGACCGCAACTTACTTGATAAACTGTATGCCATCAAGGGTGACAGGTATCAAATCTCCCTGTGAATTAATTTATCAAAAGGATACCTTCATCGTGCCTCCAAAATTGTTTGGTTGCACATGTTTTGTTAGAGATCATAGGCCCTCAATAATTTAAAGTCGAACATCCGTTTTCCTGGCTAGAATCTATCCATGAGCAgactttgctaaaaaaaaaaccataagCAGATGACTTAGAAAAACCCTATCCGTCTTGTCGAAGAATTTCGATTTTCAAAGTGTTTGTAATTTTTCTAATAAGCCCCCTTTGACATCTAGTTTCACAATTTTTCTAAAATCTAGAAAAATCCTAGCACGAATCAGcgcttttttttagaacagcGATCTGGCTTTATCAACGTTTGACATCTAGTCTGATAAGGCTTATGTGTTCTTTGAAATGGCATCTTGACGGTGGAGATGACGTCGTCTAGAAGATTGGTGTTCTGACTCGGCCCTCGTCATGGGTAGGCGTGACGGCCTACTCCATGGAGCCAGTAGTTCCCGCGGATTTTTGTGTGTGCCTTTTTAGTCTTTTCCTTATCGTTTCATCGAGAAAGTGGCGGTTTCAAATCTTGCCTTGTAAGGGCGTCCGTTGTCATTATGCGTTCACGATCTTAGATTCCCACCATTTGAGACGGACGGCTCAAGCGGATTTTCAAAACTTGTCGATTTGTCCAGCGTGTACGGACATAGTTTTCTGTAAGTTTGTTACCAGATACATGGAGGAACTTAGATGCGAAAGATGAACCTAAAATGTTGATTTCAGTAGGCCATGATATAGCTTCCAGTTGTACAGCGAATTTCGTTGGTTATGTTGGTTTCGATTGTATGGATGTGTGAATCAACAAATTCTCGGAAATGAAAATCCATGACGTTAATTGCCACCGCAGTTACCAAGACAAAACATTTTGTCTATTTTCACTGATTACTCTCATGGCACCCGTACCCAATCATCTAGGCACGGCGGTGGGCGCGTGAGCGGAGGCCCATCCGGCGGCCATCTCGAACCCGTTGCGTCGATTCAGGTAATCCTCCCTGGCctgctccacctcctccctcgTGTTCATCACGAAGGGCCCGTCCCGCACCACCGCCTCGCCGTgcggccgcgccgccagcAGCAGAATCCTCCCGCCTCCCTCGCTCCGCACAtccacgccgtcgccgtcgccgtcgccgccgaacACCACGCACTCGTGCGCGCCCGCTTCCGCGTCCTGGGACCCGGACCCGGACccgaagaagaagccggcCTCGCCGTCGATGACGTAGGCGCAGGCGGTCCATCCGGGCGGCACGGGCTGGCGAAGGCGCGCGCCGGGGCGCATGGCGACGTCGAGGAACATGGCCGGGGTGCGCGTCTCCAGCGGCGACCTCGCGCCCAGGGCCGACCCCGCGATCACCTTGATGGTCACGCCGTCCTTCTCCGCCGTCGGGATCTCGACGCTCGCCAGGTCCTGGTACCGAGGCGCCACCCTGCAGCGCACCAAATTGTTAAACTCGATTCCGAAAGTTATTCTTTTTCCTCTGTCGAAATGACAGTATGCGTTAAATTTGAGGTGGGTCAGTTCTTAATACATCCTTACATCTTGTCCTTGGAGGAGAGGTTGATCCAGAGATTGATACCCCGCTGCACGCCCTGCCCGCCCGGCATCTCCGCGTGCACAACCCCGCGCCCCGCTGTCATCCACTGCACATACATTAAGTTCTTCTTATCAGTATCCAGAATAGAAATGGAACCtcaacatgtatatatgcttGATTATCAGAGGCCTAATTAACCTGAACATCTCCTTTGTTGATGGTGCCCTTGTGGCCTGAAAAGTCATGGTAACTGAGACCTCCCTGAGAAAAGCACAAAGAACGGGAGTTTTTCTCATCAGTTAATTATGTGAGACAGATAATGAACTGTGAAATGGAGATTTATATTCGATTATTGTTACCTCGAGCATGTAGGTAACATTCTCGAATCCTGAAGGCACACCATGGAAAACAGAAATACATACAATTAGATCAAAATTTGGAAAtacttatactccctccgatccatagaAAAATGTCGCCCacttaatacaaaatttgtactaacttagtacaaaatgggcgacactttttatggaccggagggagtgtagtttttttaaaacaaacatgcatgcaattaACATATTCAGGAGATCAGTTAATGTCAATGCAGTTATTTCTGTGcgaggaagagaaaaaaaaaagtaaccaACCTCTGTGGGGATGATCAGAAAAGCCAGCTGGAGGAGAAACTGAAAAAGGAAGGGGAAAGTGTGAACTGTAAGCTGACCAATTCTTTTTTGACGTACGggaaatatatataatgaCTTAATGTCGAAATGTGTTCCATTTTTTTGTATGGGACCAATCATATATTATACCTTCAGTATCATATGGGAGTAGTACATATTTCCAAAGATAAGAACAAAAATATAAGATcttaaaattttctttttgtctctCATCAGACATTAAATTTTAAACAACAATCTGTTTTGCTCATCAGTTAAACTTATCTTTCTGTAGGAGCAGCACTATAGTATTAattgcagctagctagcttacaATAAGCCATTTGTTGGGTTGTCTTAATCAATTGTAATGAAAAGTAGCAATTAAGTCGATCGTTATACGTAGCATGATCAATTAATGAAAATTGACATTTGGAGCTGCTAATTAGGATATCGTTTTATGCATGTATACGTACATTCAAACTCATccaaggaaaggaaaggatcCAAGCTCTCCAACTCAGGGCTGCAATTAAGGAGCAATCAAAACTATAAACTCATTTTCAAATTCAGCAATATATACATACTGTTTGAATAATCAAGCGGTTTTGTTTCAGGATATATGTTTTTTGATAGTTTACCTGCCAATGCTCCTCCTGAGAGCGAAGCCATCGACGAAAGGCTTGCGTTCGCACGTGAATCTCTGGACCACCGCCCGTGGCTTCGTCACCGCCGGATCGCGGTAGTGCTCGGCCACGTCATCGACCCCAGCGGCTGCGTCGCCGTCCTCGTCACTGCCACGCATGCAACGAGAGTAGAATATTTTCATCACATGGCCGAGAGCGAATTAAGCCAGGGGAATATGCGTGCATCGCGTGGCCTATACTTTATGCAACACACGCACATACATATCCTTGATCAATATCAATAGTTGGACGATATGGCTAGCTTGGAATGCTATCTTTGTAGAGTAATTTGttgagaaaattaagcaaGCTAGGCAggtgtagctagctagccaggtTCATCGATCGTTCATCGATGCCGGTAATTTGCACAGAAATTAAGCAAATGAAATCCTCTATATATCCTCCGTATTTTGAATATACgtatgtgcatatatatattacCATTTGCCGTTGATGCTCCCGTTAGCGTTGATCTCCGTGCTGCCGCTGAAGAGGTGCTTTTGCTCTGCCTCCTTCTCTGCCGCCATTGCTGCCGGCGGCGTCCCAACGACGGCCGGCGATCCGCCGTGGCGAGAAGAGGCGGTGGGACACAAGGCAACACAAGCGGCGGCAGACATGGCTAGACGGGCGTGGCTCAGGAAACACAAGTGTGCTATGTACAGGGGGTATGTGTGTGCTTCTGTTCGGCCTTGCAGCTAGCCGGCGTTTATATATATACCACTGCTTTGTGTGCTGGCCTTGTGCTTTCTGTGCCGGCGCCGCAAATTAACAAGTACGCTAGCTTGCAGGCAGGTGTGAACGCCAGGCGGGCCCCACCCTTAATTCGGTTGCGTTGCATGTGTTCCTGTTCCTTGGTGCGGCTGGTTGGTACCCACCGCTGTCTTCTCTtcagtcttcttcttcctacaTCAATCAATGGTGTGAACGCTGTGTCTGTCACGAGCCGTACGTACTACCCCCCCAATCCGCATCTTCTGGATCGCCAATATTTATGCGCTCAAGAGGGCCGGGCGGCCGTGTCCGGCACGTGGATGTGCACGGGACGTCGTAAAAGAACATGGAAGAAGCCATGCATATATGAATCTGTATTCGGATAGCCAAGTATTTTAGTGACTAGCGGCTTGATTATGTATGGTGTGAACGAGCTAATCCATTTAGTACTGTATTTTCTTTGTCTTCGTCTGCTGGTTCGTTGTTTTTTGCTAGGGCGCGACCTGACCTGACCTTTTTGTGTCCTCTTGCTACCAAAGTAATTACTGTACACACCAAGGTCTATCGATCGATCAAGCTTGTATATGCAAATTAATCGGTTCTAGTGCGCACAACGTACGGTCTTCTTGTTCCTATCTGCCCGAGAGTTTTCATACATGAGATCTAGTGGAACCGAAACGGAACTGCCTCGTGCGCGATCATATCATGTACTTGCTTCTATCCATATtagtcgaaatattacatgtatctagacggtTTTAGgtttagatacatctatattggacaaatttgagacaattaatatgaatcggagtgagtacaCATCAAACTAGACTGACCAATAACGTAAGATAAACGGAAATTCGACATGTATGGATTCATTAAATTCCGTATATATGCTAGTGTCCCAACGGAATAAGTTGTTCTCTACCATTTCcgtttgtttttgttgctgAGCAAAACAGTAGATCAACTTTCCCTTTTTCACAAGTAAATTAGTACAGTATGTTCCAATTTCATATTTACTTTTTCTCCATTTCCGTTTTCCACAGGATAGTTAGAAAGATTTTGTTTCGTTTTCAGCACTACATGAGAGAGTAGCAAGCTCTAGCGTTAagtactgattttttttctataataaGGAGCATTATTTATTAAATCTTGAAGATATTTATTTCTTAGTATCTTGATAAAGTCAATATTCATCTGACGaagtctctttttttttttaggaagacAAAGTCTCTTATTCGTCGTATGGTATCTTTAGGATTGGTTGATCTATAGTTATTGTGTTCACACGGGCACATAATATATATCTAGCTAGGGAATACAACAAAAGTAATTTATCCAAGAATCATGGATTTGTCTAGCTTCTAAACAAGATGGAAATTTTGCTCACCAATATTActggcatgtacaatggttgataaaaTTGTCTTCTCTCATGTGTTATACGTCATTTAAAAACGACAATAAAACATGTTATACAATAAGTCATCTCTTAGTTTCATATCTTACAATTAATggttagatgaataaaattatgaaaataaatcttaaaaaaaagatgaaactTAGTACCATGTAATTTGTTTTATCTCTGCCTTATCTCTTGTTTAGGCTCATGTCTTGCTTCTTTTGTCTCTCTTCCACATTAGCAATTATCCTACGTGGCATCGTTAAGAAAAAGGCTGATGTAATCTCATTGTACACATCCTAAACCCCATTTTCACTCTTTGTGTAGACATCAACTCGGATATCCGACAAAATGTTCAAAGGAGGTTAGTgccaagaaataaataaaaatgataCGTATTCACCGGATAAATCACACATCTTAGATGATAGTGTGAATATGTTGTAGAAACAACCCAAGACTATATAAGATAACGGTATTGTAGTCTTGTAGATCGATGCTGTTAGTGCGAACCTGCCGATGCGTTGGCCTACATAAATGGATGCTACATTTAGCACCATTCCTTTCACTCGATCATCTATTATAAGCGATAGCTCCATCTCCCTGTTGGCACGGAGAGAACAAAATTAGAGAACCTTATCTTTTTTAATTATGACGGAATCAAAGACGATTATATCATTAATTAAATgtttctaaaaagaaaaaatagatgCATACTCCGGACAAGGAAGCCTTTACACTCTCTACACCTCAAAATCGAGTACTATCGCAACGCATATATATAACAGATTGAGGCTGCGGTTGATTCTCGCAATCCCGTTTTTCTCACCCGCTTTTCACTATCttcgtgtttggctaaccacCTTTTTCCTACTTTCTGTGTATTTTTTCATagcaaattataaaataagtttagcgtagcacagttcagcaataCCAAACTGAACCTGATTCAACTGACGAGCGGTTCTTTACCGTAACTAGCTTCGTTACCGGCCAGAAACCCTAGGCCAGGTAGAGTGACATTACAGACACGTACATGCACATGGCACATATCTGGGTTCGGTCTCCTAGTGTGAACACGATTCTTGTCATGGCCAAGGTTTTCTATGCGTACGTTGTAGGCGTGCAAAAAATTCAAGCGATATATATATTGCGACGGACGTTCCTTCCTTGGTGCTGTACTCTTAATTAATCGAGCTAAACAAAAGCTGATATCCTAATTTACTATGATCTCTCGTAGAAGGAATCAATGAATCGATCATAGGAAAAGAGGACGTCGGCAGTGAGCCAGTGAGTAGCTTTCAGCACTGTGTGAACGCGTAGCACAAGATTTTCAGCATTGGGTCAGCAAACGTTCAGAAGCCATACGGGCATATATATAGTAAGTGACATGCCATTGTTACATCACAACCGCATGCACGTAAGCTAGCCAGTCCCTGATCGACCCGTTATACGGTCACAGATCGATCGTCCGGTCAATTTAAAGCCATTTTTCAGGAAGCAATAATGCGTGCCGAACCTTACTGGAGAGATCACAAGGGCCGGGGTCACGGGTCTTGAATTTACGAAGGggatatactactccctccgatcggaattacttgtcgaaatattacatgtatctagacattttttaaacatagatacattcatatctGATCAAAAtcgagacaaataatatgggtcggaggaagtacaagaAATGCATAGAATATAGAATTGGACTGTTTGAACTCAAAATTTGTAAGAGCTAGAAGCGGGTATGAACTCGAAACCATGATAGTAGTACTTGTAGATCCCAATCACCTCTAATTAATGTTGCATTGGCTCCTAGCTGTACTAGTGAGTGAGTATAGCGATTGATGTATGCACTCATGCTTATGGTAGATTGTGTGGTGCCGTACCCAGTAGGGCAGCAGGCAGAGGAGCATACGTACTTGGCATTCATAACCGAGGCCAGCTTTCTTGATCGTATTGGCAATTCTCCAGAATCGGGCCGGCAGGCCCGTTGCACAACCAACATGCTGACGCCTCCAAAACCGATCGATACTCTGTCCAAAAGAAAAGTGTATGAATGCATATTTTAGCTTGTCCTGTGGTCCGTGCACGTACGCAGCATTAGAACCTAAGTCCTAGCTATCCGGTTCTTTTTATTTAGACACGGGTGCATGCTTGGGAAAACgaaaggggaaaagaagcGGAAAAAGGCTCTGGAGGGCAGTTCACACACGCCCGGCGCCGGAACCGGAGAGGGAAAGGAAAAGGTCAGCAGCTCGCTTGCAGCCAATAAATGATTGGAATAGACTGGTTTGCCGGTGATTCGGTCCGATTCCAGAGTATCAGTCGAAATGCTCCATATTGGAGTATTACCTCAAAGCAAGCTGACTTTTCTGCATGGGAGGTCCATCTCCATCCGACTCCTtccccatcggcatcggcatcggcatccaTTTTCGATCAATGGAGCACTTGAGATCACGGCCGGGCCGGGGCTCCAGCTGCCGCCGGAGAGCTGACCTCTCGACCTCGAAGCAACCATTAATTGCATTTTTTGCTCGGTGGGATAAAGAGAACGTACATTAACATTGTCGTCGTTGTTCAAGGAAGATAGCATTGGGTATTCAACTCTTTGTAATAAGTTGACCAGAATATGTAGTGCCCGGCCTTTTTGTTATGCATTACAGTGAGCAACTTTCTTGGACCCTCTTATGAAGTGCTCCACTATGTATCAAATCAAAAAAATGTTAAGAGGCTAGAGTAGAGGGGAGCGCTTGTAATTGGTCTGTTGGTTTATGTAAATACACCAACCTTGCTAGTATATGGACTTTGCAGATGAATCTCCCACACGTGCACAAACGCTCCTCTCCTCTTACTAATTTTGACAAGATACGTTGCtcccagatttttttttctagagtACACCCAAACAGGTGTATCATAtattgaggaagaagaataaCGGAACGCAGTTACAAGCCCTTAGGTGAAAGAAAACAACTACCCTATTACAATCCACCCATGATACATTGAGTTAAAACTATCCGGAGAAAAATCAACGGTATGAAAGAGACCTGCTAGCCTCCATGCAGTTCCCTCCGAGTTGATTGTtaaaaaattaagcaatttcgagaataacaacTCAATGAATAATTTtagaatatagatcatgacgacagtaccaactaacagatgcatctaaaaaatattagaagtattaaacagcccaacgaacagcaatatgaactcgcagatcataGGTAAACTATAGATTGGATCACAGGTTACGAACTGTCGCGGTGGGGAGGAAGCCGTTGCTATTGCGTTCGCCtgacgaagttgttgacgaaggagacggcggcgtATCGTGCACCCGCCGGTTCGAGGAGGTAGACGACCCGTTGTTGCAGgaaagcgagcagtcgcgcagagcgcttcccaaaaaccttattcgctctctcccgtacaggatcacaaaggcgaaaggttccggagacctgctctcccgatcgctggtgcacgccgacgctcgggatggagtagactacgacgacagcgcaaaagcgagagacaggcAAAACCCTAGTTCGTTGTGTTgcgtaccgatcggagggacgggacggctgtatatatagtgacgcaggtataggtcggttcggtttaggaaacctgaaccgactccacaaaatctgcacgcgtccgtaatagattccaaaaatacctcgcgCGCTGACAAAAAGATAGGAAGCACCGCACCGACCCGTCACGGCTCGGcctcgaactcgaactcgattCACGAAAtgacgaggcgaggcgaggcgaggtgagcggaggaggaggaggagcgcgcgtggggatttcccttgctcacttgctcaataggtgagaagcaacatcccttatatgttggtctcactaactctaaactagcaaggtgagACTATTCCCATTCCCACTcccctcatcccacttcatgaatgggcttttgagattttcagaatttattaaaacttgggcttggactgatcaggcccaccaaattctaacaatcccCCACCAGATCTCAAATACTCGTTTAGAGATTTACTTGTTCTCACTACTTGTTTATATACTAGTGTTTCAGCAGAGACTGTTAAGTTGAACTTCTGCCTAGAACTTTAAGTTACATCCATCCACACTCACAATGGACGAAGCCTTGAATTGCAAGCTGGCGTGAAATAGATTTACTCAAAGTCAACCAGTACTGTGCCATCAGTAGTCTACCCCGTGGGTGGAGCATATGCGTCGTACTCCGTGATCTCTTCATGAGTTACTAGagatcacccaaatctcatagactgcaACGTTAGACAGTCGgactcatataggtgtgttctttcaAGAATACTCTGTAGGACAGCATCGCCAACCTGCCTTACAGCAATTTGAGAGTCGCACATCTTCACATAGAGAGGGTTATAACATACTCTCCTCTGTTATACCGATAGCCTTGTTCTTCCCAGATCCTACTTCACGGGATCTTtgatcacataggttgggtTACTACTATGGCACAACGTTCATGGGtctcaaccccatctccctcgatgCACTCTCTATCAAATTACGTGATAGTCCCTTggtaaagggatctgccagGTTTTTCTCTGTTTGAATATATGTAACAGTTATCACTCTGgagtttttcaatttcctgACAGAGTGCGCACGTCTCCTCACGtgttttgatgacttcgcgTTATCCTTTGAACTGTTCACTTTAGTAATAACCGTTTGATTATCACAGTTCATCAGAATAGCCATCACTGCTTTTTCAACCACCAGCAAGTCCATCAAAAGATCTCTCAGTCACTCTGCCTCAAAGGTGGCTGTATCTGAAGCAGCAAGCTCTGCTTCCATAGTTGACCTCGTCAATATGGTCTGTTTGCAAGATCTCCATGAGactacaccaccaccaagtatGAAGGCATATCTGGTTGTGGCATAGAAGTCATCTGCTTCAGAGATCCAGTTCGAATCACAATATCCCTCAAGCACAGCTGGATGTCCTGAATAATGTATTCCATAACTCATCGTAC includes:
- the LOC100825215 gene encoding pirin-like protein, producing MSAAACVALCPTASSRHGGSPAVVGTPPAAMAAEKEAEQKHLFSGSTEINANGSINGKCDEDGDAAAGVDDVAEHYRDPAVTKPRAVVQRFTCERKPFVDGFALRRSIGSPELESLDPFLSLDEFEFSPPAGFSDHPHRGFENVTYMLEGGLSYHDFSGHKGTINKGDVQWMTAGRGVVHAEMPGGQGVQRGINLWINLSSKDKMVAPRYQDLASVEIPTAEKDGVTIKVIAGSALGARSPLETRTPAMFLDVAMRPGARLRQPVPPGWTACAYVIDGEAGFFFGSGSGSQDAEAGAHECVVFGGDGDGDGVDVRSEGGGRILLLAARPHGEAVVRDGPFVMNTREEVEQAREDYLNRRNGFEMAAGWASAHAPTAVPR
- the LOC112271654 gene encoding uncharacterized protein LOC112271654, producing MPMPMPMGKESDGDGPPMQKSQLALRVSIGFGGVSMLVVQRACRPDSGELPIRSRKLASVMNAKEMELSLIIDDRVKGMVLNVASIYVGQRIGRIIANVEERQKKQDMSLNKR